Proteins co-encoded in one Cytobacillus sp. NJ13 genomic window:
- a CDS encoding STAS domain-containing protein, protein MTEESLVLETKIDGFDFNWDLEKGLFNFEGDDAVLFWIKSAMKSFFDTIEEISGKETSSLVLETTGFRQGMVVGKFFKDLKLPIEEVANIIPRIYASAGWGKFIITDLDPAAKTAKVRAIDSWEYKINKEQGKNESGTFLPGHFAGIFSAVFGTSLWYKKAADQLAGQDNTELDYFPSSVTVEENIHALARREESKKISELEKLVEDRTIELKQLVKEISSPVIPVLDGIVVVPLLGRYDEFRSEELVDKTLHSLPKHQADCLILDLTGLNQSISAYTVEFLSKLAAAANLIGTETILVGISPELGTKITETNFNLSKFNCFTNLQHGIYYALSKKGRKIF, encoded by the coding sequence ATGACAGAAGAAAGCCTAGTGCTTGAAACAAAAATTGATGGTTTTGATTTTAATTGGGACCTGGAAAAAGGTCTGTTTAATTTTGAAGGCGATGATGCAGTCCTATTTTGGATAAAATCCGCCATGAAAAGCTTCTTCGATACGATTGAAGAGATTTCAGGAAAAGAAACTTCCAGCCTTGTACTTGAGACCACCGGGTTCAGGCAGGGAATGGTTGTAGGGAAATTTTTCAAGGATTTAAAACTTCCCATAGAAGAAGTGGCTAATATCATACCCAGAATATATGCTTCTGCCGGCTGGGGAAAATTCATCATCACTGATTTAGATCCCGCTGCGAAAACCGCCAAGGTCAGAGCAATTGACAGCTGGGAATATAAGATTAACAAAGAACAAGGGAAAAACGAGTCTGGAACATTCCTGCCGGGACATTTTGCAGGAATCTTTTCCGCCGTGTTTGGAACAAGCCTTTGGTATAAAAAAGCAGCTGACCAGTTGGCCGGACAGGATAATACAGAGCTGGATTACTTCCCTTCAAGTGTTACTGTTGAGGAAAATATACACGCTTTGGCGAGGCGCGAAGAATCAAAAAAAATCAGCGAGCTTGAAAAATTAGTGGAAGACCGGACGATTGAATTAAAGCAGCTTGTTAAAGAAATCTCTTCACCGGTTATTCCTGTCCTGGATGGAATCGTTGTTGTCCCTCTTTTGGGAAGATACGATGAATTCCGCTCTGAAGAGCTCGTGGATAAAACGCTTCACAGCCTGCCGAAGCACCAGGCAGATTGCCTGATTCTGGACCTAACCGGGTTAAATCAATCCATCAGTGCCTATACCGTCGAATTCTTAAGCAAATTGGCAGCTGCAGCTAACCTGATTGGCACCGAAACCATTCTGGTTGGCATTTCACCAGAACTTGGCACAAAGATTACGGAAACTAATTTTAATCTTTCTAAATTTAACTGCTTCACAAACCTGCAGCACGGCATTTATTATGCACTGTCCAAAAAAGGCCGGAAAATCTTTTAA
- a CDS encoding metallophosphoesterase family protein: MGKVAIISDIHGNITALEAVLDNIRERGIEIIFCLGDLIGKGPNSLKAVERIKETCEVVLLGNWDDFMQKPLDFEEGQWHQRQLGEEALAYLGTLPFHHDFYMSGKYVRLYHASAKSIYHRVVPMRDSYEEKLAMFENTENINAGEEGLIPDVVGYGDIHAALIEPIHPQRTLFNAGSVGNSLDIPQATYAILHGEYLSKEAAPFSIEIVRVPYDIEKEISIAKDMGMPNLEAYALELREAQYRGGPKKV; encoded by the coding sequence ATGGGGAAAGTAGCCATAATTTCTGATATTCATGGAAATATCACAGCTCTGGAGGCGGTGCTGGACAATATCCGCGAACGAGGAATTGAGATTATATTTTGCCTGGGTGATTTGATAGGGAAAGGTCCCAACTCCCTTAAAGCCGTTGAAAGGATAAAAGAAACCTGTGAAGTGGTCCTCCTCGGAAATTGGGATGATTTCATGCAGAAGCCGCTGGACTTTGAAGAGGGGCAATGGCATCAGAGACAGCTGGGGGAAGAGGCGTTAGCCTATTTAGGAACACTGCCGTTTCATCACGATTTTTATATGAGCGGCAAATATGTCAGGCTCTACCATGCTTCCGCCAAAAGCATTTATCATCGGGTTGTGCCAATGCGGGATTCTTATGAAGAAAAGCTCGCTATGTTTGAGAATACAGAAAATATTAATGCCGGAGAGGAGGGACTAATTCCGGATGTTGTCGGTTACGGGGATATTCATGCTGCTTTGATTGAACCGATTCATCCGCAAAGGACACTATTCAATGCTGGAAGCGTTGGGAATTCCCTGGACATTCCTCAGGCAACCTATGCCATTTTGCATGGGGAATATTTATCGAAAGAGGCTGCGCCTTTCTCAATCGAAATTGTCCGGGTTCCTTATGATATTGAAAAGGAAATAAGCATTGCCAAGGATATGGGAATGCCGAATCTTGAGGCCTACGCGCTCGAGTTGCGTGAAGCGCAATATAGGGGGGGGCCTAAGAAAGTATAA
- a CDS encoding manganese-dependent inorganic pyrophosphatase has protein sequence MSKVFVFGHKNPDTDSICSALAYAELKNKLGVDAEPIRLGQVNEETQYALNYFKAEAPRLVEAVSKEASEVILVDHNEFQQSADDIRDVKILEVIDHHRIANFETSDPLYYRAEPVGCTATILNKMYKENGVEISKATAGLMLSAIISDSLLFKSPTCTDQDVAAARELAEIAGVNAEEFGLEMLKAGADLSKKSVKELISLDAKEFQMGSYKTEIAQVNAVDLNDVLSRQEELEAVITENINNKELDLFVFVLTDILNNDSVAISLGKEAAAVEKAYDVTLENNSALLKGVVSRKKQIVPPLTNVLAGK, from the coding sequence ATGTCAAAAGTATTTGTATTCGGACACAAAAACCCAGACACTGACTCAATCTGCTCAGCACTTGCTTATGCAGAATTAAAAAACAAATTAGGCGTTGATGCAGAGCCAATCCGCCTGGGCCAGGTAAATGAGGAAACACAATATGCTTTAAATTATTTTAAGGCTGAAGCTCCCCGTCTTGTTGAGGCAGTATCCAAAGAAGCAAGCGAAGTGATTCTTGTGGACCATAACGAATTCCAGCAAAGCGCTGATGATATCAGAGATGTAAAAATCCTTGAGGTTATTGACCACCACCGCATCGCAAACTTTGAAACAAGCGATCCGCTTTACTACCGCGCAGAGCCGGTTGGCTGCACAGCAACTATTCTGAACAAAATGTACAAGGAAAACGGAGTAGAAATCAGCAAGGCAACAGCTGGCTTAATGCTTTCGGCTATCATTTCCGATTCTTTGCTGTTCAAATCTCCTACATGCACAGATCAGGACGTTGCAGCTGCTCGCGAGCTTGCTGAAATCGCGGGAGTAAACGCTGAAGAATTTGGGCTGGAAATGCTTAAAGCAGGAGCAGATTTAAGCAAGAAGAGCGTGAAAGAGCTGATCTCCCTTGACGCAAAGGAATTCCAAATGGGAAGCTATAAAACAGAAATCGCTCAGGTTAATGCTGTGGACCTAAATGACGTATTAAGCCGCCAGGAAGAATTGGAAGCTGTCATTACTGAAAATATCAATAACAAAGAGCTTGATCTTTTTGTTTTTGTTTTAACTGACATCCTTAACAACGACTCAGTTGCCATCTCTCTTGGCAAAGAAGCTGCAGCAGTTGAAAAAGCTTATGATGTAACACTTGAAAACAACAGTGCCTTATTAAAGGGCGTTGTTTCACGCAAAAAGCAAATCGTACCGCCGCTTACAAACGTATTAGCTGGCAAATAA
- a CDS encoding nitronate monooxygenase, with the protein MGWNRNSITAIMDIKYPIFQAPMAGGMTTPELISAVSNCGGLGNMGAGYMSSDEIRNDIKRIRKLTDKPFGINLFVPDSEASADAEEISSMEDVLAGYGSELGMKEKPSLPEKDYVDLYSKQLDVLMEERVPVCSFTFGIPDSSIISELKKQGTIIIGTATNVNEAVEWEEAGADVIVAQGVEAGGHRGTFHSEESGLIGSMALIPQAADAVGCPVAAAGGIMDARGIAAAMILGAAGAQLGTAFLTCRESGAHSLYKHALLNAREDQTAVTKAFSGKLARGIRNRFMVEMKGLQALPYPLQNDMTAPIRKQAAKLERPEFMSLWAGQGLRLAEKVTVKELMIKLVKGTEALLDK; encoded by the coding sequence ATGGGATGGAACCGGAATTCCATAACTGCGATAATGGATATAAAATACCCTATTTTCCAGGCTCCTATGGCCGGAGGGATGACAACGCCGGAATTAATCAGCGCGGTGTCCAATTGTGGAGGACTTGGAAATATGGGTGCAGGCTATATGAGTTCAGATGAAATAAGGAACGATATAAAACGGATTCGGAAGCTGACAGATAAGCCATTTGGCATCAATCTCTTTGTTCCGGATAGTGAGGCTTCGGCGGATGCAGAGGAAATCAGCAGCATGGAGGATGTACTCGCCGGATACGGCAGTGAGCTTGGTATGAAGGAAAAACCTTCACTGCCAGAAAAGGATTATGTTGATTTATACAGTAAACAGCTTGATGTTTTGATGGAAGAACGGGTGCCTGTTTGCAGCTTTACATTTGGCATACCTGATTCTTCCATTATTTCTGAATTAAAGAAACAGGGTACGATTATTATTGGAACTGCAACCAATGTAAATGAAGCAGTAGAATGGGAAGAGGCTGGCGCAGATGTGATTGTTGCTCAAGGGGTTGAAGCCGGGGGGCACCGTGGAACTTTCCACAGCGAAGAAAGCGGGCTTATCGGTTCCATGGCTCTAATACCACAGGCAGCAGATGCGGTTGGCTGTCCTGTAGCTGCGGCAGGGGGAATAATGGATGCCCGCGGTATTGCTGCGGCTATGATACTTGGCGCAGCAGGAGCCCAGCTGGGAACAGCTTTTCTTACATGCAGGGAAAGCGGGGCTCACTCACTGTACAAGCACGCACTATTAAATGCAAGGGAAGATCAAACAGCTGTTACGAAAGCATTTTCCGGAAAGCTTGCAAGAGGGATTCGCAACAGGTTCATGGTAGAGATGAAGGGTCTGCAGGCATTACCTTATCCATTGCAGAATGATATGACAGCCCCTATCCGAAAGCAGGCAGCCAAGCTGGAGCGGCCGGAGTTTATGTCATTATGGGCTGGACAGGGATTGAGACTGGCTGAAAAGGTGACAGTTAAGGAGCTGATGATAAAGCTTGTTAAGGGGACAGAAGCTTTATTGGATAAGTAA
- a CDS encoding thioredoxin family protein: MELLDWFQKGIRLQEYTEGMKVNKDEMMGIYDRFSLSEKEKARLAEFRDTGIKVIVLTEDWCGDAMLNIPILLKITEETGMEVRFILRDQNLELMDQYLTNGTSRAIPIYIFIDKEGKEKAVWGPRAKQIQEMVDDERSKLPAKDAEDFKDKQMGMYRRLTASYQEDSKIWHFVADSIIDAIVLGK, from the coding sequence ATGGAATTACTGGATTGGTTTCAAAAAGGGATAAGACTTCAAGAATACACTGAGGGAATGAAAGTAAATAAAGATGAAATGATGGGCATTTACGATCGTTTCTCTTTATCAGAAAAAGAGAAAGCAAGATTGGCAGAATTTAGGGACACTGGCATCAAAGTGATTGTACTCACTGAAGATTGGTGCGGAGATGCCATGCTGAATATTCCGATTTTATTAAAAATCACAGAGGAAACCGGAATGGAAGTCCGATTTATTTTGAGGGATCAGAACCTTGAGCTGATGGATCAATATTTGACTAACGGAACATCCAGAGCAATACCCATTTATATTTTTATAGATAAAGAGGGGAAGGAAAAAGCTGTTTGGGGACCTCGTGCCAAACAGATTCAGGAAATGGTTGATGATGAAAGAAGCAAGCTCCCCGCAAAGGATGCTGAAGACTTTAAGGACAAACAAATGGGCATGTACAGGAGATTAACTGCTTCCTATCAGGAGGATTCTAAGATCTGGCATTTTGTGGCTGATAGTATAATAGATGCTATTGTTTTGGGGAAATAA
- a CDS encoding ABC transporter permease → MTFSMKRSMAILYKDYKDVSKNLYVSTTVFLPLVMAAIYGRMGIEGIDAHYMVINMIFSLVAAYVQCSLIAEEKEKNTLRGLMLSPASTLEILFGKSLLSFISTIAVIIIAAFLTGYNPDNLIIVGMAIILSAVFYIGIGTLLGLLTKSVMEASVVILPIMMIFSFGSFLTPFIEKYPVLKFIEYLPNLQLIELANQVEAGAGLADVWFHLAAIIVWTAAVFALVIAVYKKRMMD, encoded by the coding sequence ATGACTTTTTCAATGAAACGATCTATGGCCATCTTATATAAGGATTATAAAGATGTTTCAAAAAATTTATATGTTTCTACTACTGTCTTCCTGCCCCTTGTTATGGCCGCAATTTATGGACGCATGGGAATTGAGGGCATCGATGCACATTATATGGTCATCAATATGATTTTTAGTTTGGTAGCAGCCTATGTGCAGTGTTCACTAATTGCTGAGGAAAAAGAGAAAAATACATTAAGGGGACTTATGCTGTCTCCTGCAAGTACCCTGGAGATATTATTTGGGAAAAGTTTATTGAGTTTTATAAGCACCATTGCCGTCATCATAATCGCGGCATTTTTAACAGGTTATAATCCTGATAATCTAATAATAGTTGGTATGGCTATTATTCTATCTGCTGTCTTCTACATTGGAATTGGAACATTGCTTGGGCTGCTGACAAAATCCGTCATGGAAGCATCGGTTGTTATTTTGCCCATTATGATGATTTTTTCCTTTGGCTCGTTCTTGACCCCTTTTATAGAAAAATATCCTGTTTTAAAATTTATTGAGTATTTGCCGAATCTGCAGCTGATTGAGTTGGCTAATCAGGTTGAAGCGGGGGCTGGCCTAGCGGATGTATGGTTCCATCTGGCAGCAATAATTGTATGGACTGCTGCTGTGTTTGCTCTCGTGATCGCCGTTTACAAAAAACGAATGATGGATTGA
- a CDS encoding ABC transporter ATP-binding protein — MENIIEVKSLAKYFSDKPALEDVSFNVKKGETFGFLGPSGSGKTTTIKILTAQLAQTDGEALVFGVNASNLKKEEYRKKIGILTDNSGLYSRLTIYDNLKLYCDLYDVPDKRIDEVLGMVNLIDEKKKAVSKLSKGMTQRVTLARAFLHQPELLFLDEPTSALDPVNTKHIYKGLKDLKEKGTTIFLTTHDMNEAETLCDRVAFLNNGAIQLLDSPKALRRKFADHTLTVELTDGSKVIVGKGPGGAQTVYDYMSGNKIVSIYSNEPTLGDIFVEVTGRKLA; from the coding sequence ATGGAAAATATCATTGAGGTCAAATCATTAGCAAAATACTTTTCAGACAAACCGGCACTGGAAGATGTATCATTTAATGTAAAAAAGGGAGAGACTTTTGGGTTTTTAGGTCCAAGCGGATCCGGCAAAACAACTACCATTAAAATCTTAACCGCTCAATTAGCTCAGACAGATGGGGAGGCTTTAGTATTTGGGGTTAATGCTTCCAATCTGAAGAAAGAAGAATACCGTAAGAAAATCGGAATTCTGACTGATAATAGCGGTTTATATAGCCGTTTAACAATTTATGATAATTTGAAGCTGTACTGTGATCTTTATGATGTACCGGATAAGAGGATTGATGAGGTTTTGGGCATGGTCAATTTAATAGATGAAAAGAAGAAGGCTGTTTCTAAACTATCAAAAGGGATGACTCAGCGTGTGACACTGGCAAGGGCATTCTTGCATCAGCCTGAGCTGCTGTTTCTTGATGAACCGACTTCGGCACTTGATCCAGTAAATACAAAACATATATATAAAGGCTTAAAGGACTTAAAAGAAAAAGGAACCACGATCTTTTTGACCACGCACGATATGAATGAGGCTGAAACGCTATGTGACCGCGTTGCGTTCTTAAATAATGGGGCTATTCAATTGCTGGATTCACCTAAAGCGCTTCGCCGGAAATTTGCCGATCATACATTGACTGTTGAGCTGACCGATGGGAGCAAAGTAATTGTTGGTAAAGGACCTGGCGGAGCACAAACTGTGTATGATTACATGTCTGGAAATAAAATTGTTTCAATCTACTCGAACGAACCGACTTTAGGAGATATTTTTGTAGAAGTAACAGGGAGGAAATTAGCATGA
- a CDS encoding LytTR family transcriptional regulator DNA-binding domain-containing protein, with protein MAILKITNLEEHDEHTVVFPPFSLEVSAGEAAAVHTNTNVRNVLLSMFMGSMPISNGEIRVNEISAAIDKRKFLADIGIFSLNDGLYERLTAKENFSFYKNLFGSEISIEEGLRAVQLDAERNQQVRKLSYSQKRRVHFGRMLFQNPALYIFEEPDQNIDLETKRVFIKLIRKLCQNGKGVLILTGNLESALAVTNKVYRLGETGLQELDVLQDEADTAETAAAQEQHAGLLNEETPAVQPVRFEKIPTKVNDKIVLFDPPEIDYIESSDGQSNIFIKGEVYPSVFTLAELERKLHPYGFFRCHRSYIVNLQKVREVVTWTRNSFTLVLNDASKSSIPLSKGKMAELKEMLGLR; from the coding sequence GTGGCCATTTTAAAAATAACAAATTTAGAAGAGCATGATGAACATACTGTTGTATTTCCTCCATTTAGTCTAGAGGTCTCAGCAGGCGAGGCCGCAGCAGTTCATACAAATACAAATGTAAGGAATGTATTATTGAGTATGTTCATGGGGTCAATGCCGATTTCCAATGGAGAAATAAGGGTTAACGAAATTAGTGCGGCGATAGACAAACGCAAATTTTTGGCGGACATTGGAATCTTCTCTTTAAATGACGGGCTATATGAAAGATTAACGGCGAAGGAAAACTTCTCATTTTATAAGAACCTATTTGGATCGGAAATATCAATAGAAGAAGGGCTGCGTGCTGTTCAGCTGGATGCAGAGCGAAATCAACAGGTTAGAAAATTGTCCTATTCACAAAAAAGACGTGTCCATTTTGGCCGTATGCTTTTTCAGAACCCTGCATTGTATATTTTTGAAGAGCCTGACCAAAATATTGATTTGGAAACAAAGCGTGTCTTCATAAAACTGATAAGGAAACTTTGCCAAAATGGGAAAGGTGTTTTAATACTAACTGGTAATTTGGAGAGTGCTCTTGCAGTGACCAACAAGGTTTATAGGCTTGGTGAAACCGGTCTGCAGGAGCTTGACGTTTTACAGGATGAAGCGGATACAGCAGAAACAGCAGCGGCCCAGGAACAGCATGCTGGTCTGCTGAATGAAGAAACGCCAGCGGTACAGCCCGTTCGCTTCGAGAAAATCCCCACAAAAGTAAATGATAAAATCGTATTATTCGACCCGCCTGAAATTGATTACATTGAAAGCAGCGATGGCCAATCCAATATTTTTATAAAAGGTGAAGTGTATCCAAGTGTATTTACACTGGCAGAGCTGGAAAGAAAACTGCACCCCTATGGCTTCTTCAGATGTCACCGGTCCTATATTGTTAATTTGCAGAAGGTCCGGGAGGTTGTGACATGGACGAGAAATAGTTTTACACTGGTGCTCAATGATGCTTCTAAATCATCAATCCCTTTATCAAAAGGGAAAATGGCGGAGTTAAAAGAAATGCTGGGGTTAAGATAA
- the gatB gene encoding Asp-tRNA(Asn)/Glu-tRNA(Gln) amidotransferase subunit GatB, with protein MKYETVIGLEVHVELKTDSKIFSASPNHFGAEPNSNTTVVDLGYPGVLPVINKKAVEFGMKAAMALNCEIAPVTKFDRKNYFYPDNPKAYQISQFDKPIGEHGWIEIEVDGYKKKIGITRIHLEEDAGKLSHAKGYSLVDYNRQGTPLIEIVSEPDIRTPNEAYAYLEKLKSIIQYTGVSDCKMEEGSLRCDANISLRPVGQEEFGTKTELKNLNSFNFVRKGLEYEEKRQEEILSSGGTIQQETLRYDEATNTTILMRVKEGSDDYRYFPEPDLLDIHIDEEWKERIRAEIPELPDQRKNRYIEELGLPAYDAAVLTVTKETSDFFEAAVQAGADAKQASNWVMGELSAYLNAEQKELNDIALTPEGLAGMIKLIENGTISSKIAKTVFKELVENGGDPETIVKEKGLVQISDEGALLKIIGETLDANPQSIEDFKNGKQKAIGFLVGQIMKATKGQANPPLVNKLLQQEIQKR; from the coding sequence ATGAAATACGAAACGGTTATCGGACTTGAAGTACACGTAGAGCTAAAAACAGATTCAAAAATATTCTCGGCCAGCCCAAACCATTTTGGAGCTGAGCCCAACTCAAACACAACGGTCGTCGATCTCGGCTACCCTGGAGTGCTTCCTGTCATTAATAAAAAGGCAGTTGAATTCGGAATGAAAGCTGCGATGGCACTGAATTGTGAAATCGCACCTGTTACAAAATTTGACCGGAAGAATTATTTTTACCCGGATAACCCAAAAGCCTACCAGATTTCGCAATTCGATAAGCCAATTGGCGAGCATGGCTGGATTGAGATCGAAGTCGACGGCTATAAGAAAAAAATCGGGATTACGCGGATCCATCTTGAAGAAGATGCAGGAAAACTGTCTCATGCTAAAGGATATTCTCTTGTAGACTATAACCGCCAGGGTACACCGCTGATCGAGATTGTATCTGAGCCGGATATCCGCACGCCAAATGAAGCATATGCATATCTGGAGAAACTAAAGTCCATCATCCAGTATACAGGCGTTTCTGACTGTAAAATGGAGGAGGGTTCACTTCGCTGTGATGCGAATATCTCCCTTCGTCCTGTCGGCCAGGAGGAATTTGGCACAAAGACAGAGCTTAAGAACCTGAACTCCTTTAACTTTGTCCGCAAAGGACTGGAGTACGAGGAAAAGCGGCAGGAAGAGATTCTAAGTTCAGGCGGTACAATCCAGCAGGAAACGTTGCGCTATGATGAAGCAACCAATACAACCATTCTAATGAGGGTAAAAGAGGGTTCGGATGATTATCGTTATTTTCCTGAGCCTGATTTGCTTGATATCCATATTGATGAAGAGTGGAAAGAGCGCATTCGTGCTGAGATTCCTGAGCTTCCGGACCAAAGAAAGAACCGCTATATTGAAGAACTCGGGCTTCCTGCTTATGATGCAGCTGTCCTGACAGTCACAAAAGAAACATCCGATTTCTTTGAAGCGGCTGTCCAAGCAGGAGCTGACGCAAAGCAGGCTTCTAACTGGGTGATGGGTGAGCTGTCGGCATACCTGAATGCTGAACAAAAAGAGCTAAACGATATAGCTCTGACTCCAGAGGGACTTGCCGGCATGATTAAACTGATCGAAAACGGCACCATCTCTTCCAAAATTGCCAAAACCGTCTTCAAAGAACTGGTTGAAAATGGCGGAGATCCAGAAACAATCGTAAAAGAAAAAGGCCTTGTCCAAATTTCGGACGAAGGTGCACTTCTTAAGATTATCGGAGAAACGCTTGATGCGAATCCGCAATCGATCGAGGATTTCAAAAATGGAAAACAAAAAGCGATCGGCTTCCTTGTCGGCCAAATCATGAAAGCCACAAAAGGACAGGCCAACCCGCCGCTTGTCAACAAATTATTGCAGCAGGAAATTCAGAAAAGATAG
- the gatA gene encoding Asp-tRNA(Asn)/Glu-tRNA(Gln) amidotransferase subunit GatA, whose amino-acid sequence MSLFDHKVSELHQLLHKKEITVTDLVSESYKRIGEVEDKVQAFLTLDEERAREAAKRMDGKIGTDEAKGLLFGMPIGVKDNIVTKGLRTTSASKILENFDPIYDATAASKLHNAETITIGKLNMDEFAMGSSNENSGFQVTRNPWNLERVPGGSSGGSAASVAAGEVLFSLGSDTGGSIRQPASYCGVVGLKPTYGTVSRFGLIAFASSLDQIGPITRTVEDNAYLLQAISGVDPMDSTSANVEVPSYAESLTGDVKGLRIAVPKEYLAEGVNEEVRQSVLDALKVLEKLGATWEEVSLPHSKYALATYYLLSSSEASANLARFDGVRYGYRTADPENLIDLYKKTRAEGFGDEVKRRIMLGTFALSSGYYDAYYKKAQKVRTLIKQDFENVFEKYDVIIGPTAPTPAFKIGENTSDPLTMYANDILTIPVNLAGVPGISVPCGFADGLPLGLQIIGKHFDESTVYRVAHAFEQATEFHKQKPGL is encoded by the coding sequence GTGAGTTTATTTGACCATAAGGTATCGGAACTTCATCAGCTTTTACATAAGAAAGAAATCACGGTTACCGATCTTGTCAGCGAATCGTACAAGCGAATCGGTGAAGTAGAAGACAAAGTACAGGCTTTCTTGACGCTTGATGAAGAAAGAGCCCGTGAAGCAGCTAAAAGAATGGATGGGAAAATTGGAACGGACGAAGCGAAAGGCCTTTTGTTCGGTATGCCAATCGGTGTGAAGGATAACATCGTAACGAAGGGGCTGCGCACAACCAGTGCGAGTAAAATCCTTGAAAATTTTGATCCGATTTATGATGCGACTGCTGCATCCAAATTACATAATGCTGAAACCATTACAATCGGTAAACTGAATATGGATGAATTTGCAATGGGATCATCCAATGAAAACTCAGGCTTTCAAGTAACCCGAAATCCCTGGAATTTAGAAAGAGTTCCCGGGGGATCTTCCGGCGGCTCTGCTGCATCTGTTGCGGCCGGTGAAGTTTTATTTTCTCTTGGATCAGACACAGGCGGCTCAATCAGACAGCCTGCTTCTTATTGCGGAGTTGTTGGGTTAAAGCCTACATATGGAACAGTATCAAGATTCGGACTGATTGCGTTTGCCTCATCTCTGGATCAAATCGGGCCAATTACACGGACGGTTGAAGATAACGCATATCTGCTTCAGGCAATTTCAGGTGTGGATCCTATGGATTCTACTTCAGCAAATGTTGAGGTCCCAAGCTATGCGGAAAGCCTGACTGGGGATGTAAAGGGGCTGAGAATTGCCGTTCCGAAAGAGTATTTGGCTGAAGGTGTAAATGAAGAGGTGCGCCAGTCAGTACTGGACGCCCTGAAAGTGTTAGAAAAACTTGGGGCAACATGGGAGGAAGTTTCCCTGCCGCATTCGAAATATGCACTGGCAACGTATTATCTGCTGTCCTCCTCTGAGGCATCGGCAAACCTGGCGCGCTTTGATGGCGTACGCTATGGCTATAGAACAGCTGATCCTGAGAATTTAATCGATTTATACAAAAAGACTCGTGCAGAAGGCTTCGGTGATGAAGTGAAACGCCGCATCATGCTTGGGACATTCGCCTTAAGTTCAGGCTATTATGATGCTTACTATAAAAAGGCACAAAAGGTTCGTACTCTGATTAAACAAGACTTTGAAAATGTTTTTGAAAAATATGATGTCATTATTGGACCGACAGCACCAACTCCTGCCTTTAAGATTGGTGAAAATACGTCTGATCCGCTGACTATGTACGCAAACGATATTCTGACAATTCCAGTAAACCTTGCCGGGGTGCCTGGAATCAGCGTACCTTGCGGATTCGCGGATGGATTGCCGCTTGGCCTTCAGATTATCGGAAAGCATTTTGATGAAAGCACTGTTTACCGCGTAGCGCATGCTTTTGAGCAGGCTACAGAATTCCATAAGCAAAAACCGGGACTGTAA
- the gatC gene encoding Asp-tRNA(Asn)/Glu-tRNA(Gln) amidotransferase subunit GatC: protein MSRISIDQVKHVAHLARLAMTEEEAVAYTEQLDKMISFAELLNELDTDHVEPTSHVLDMKNVLREDKANKGLPQEEVLKNAPEHQDGYIKVPSIIE, encoded by the coding sequence ATGTCGAGAATTTCAATAGATCAGGTTAAGCATGTTGCACACTTGGCGCGGCTTGCTATGACTGAGGAAGAAGCTGTTGCTTATACCGAACAGCTGGACAAGATGATTTCATTTGCCGAGCTGCTGAATGAGCTTGATACAGATCATGTTGAACCAACATCCCATGTTCTTGATATGAAGAATGTATTGAGAGAAGATAAGGCGAATAAGGGGCTTCCACAGGAAGAAGTTCTGAAAAATGCGCCGGAACATCAGGATGGCTATATAAAAGTGCCGTCTATTATTGAATAG
- a CDS encoding cupin — protein sequence MEFFRFDLDVSREIAQFSSHNASITPIIRNKTAAVGCIHLKDNSVLGMHPAPCPQLFLIVDGEGWVKTAGGEQIAIQKGTAVYWSEGEEHESGSYLGMTAIVIEGPDLDPHQYLKPLG from the coding sequence ATGGAATTTTTCCGATTTGATTTGGATGTCAGCAGGGAAATTGCTCAATTCAGCAGCCACAATGCCAGTATCACCCCGATTATCAGGAACAAAACTGCTGCAGTTGGGTGTATCCACTTGAAGGATAATAGTGTTTTAGGCATGCATCCGGCACCTTGTCCCCAGCTATTTCTCATCGTTGACGGCGAAGGATGGGTTAAAACTGCTGGCGGTGAGCAAATTGCAATCCAAAAAGGAACCGCTGTTTATTGGTCTGAAGGCGAGGAACATGAATCAGGCTCTTACCTCGGCATGACTGCAATTGTGATTGAAGGTCCTGATTTGGATCCGCATCAGTACCTGAAGCCTTTGGGATAG